GTCGACGCAACTAAAGTTTATCCGATCGATAAAGCTGTAGAATTAGCTCAAGCTTCTTCTTATTCTAAATTCGATGGAACGATAGAAATCGCTACGAAAGTAAATTATAAATCTCTCCAAAACGTGAGGGGAACTATTTCTCTTCCTCACGGAACCGGTAAGCTGGTTCGGGTTCTTGTTTTCTGTAAAGGAGACAAACAAAACGACGCGAAAAACGCAGGTGCGGAATTCGTGGGCGATATGGACCTGATCGAGAAAGTTGCCGGCGGTTGGACCGACTTCGACGCTTGCGTTGCTACTCCTGATATGATGAAGGAAGTAGGTAAGCTTGGGCCGATCTTAGGACGTAAAGGTTTAATGCCTAAGCCTAAGGCTGGAACAGTGACTAACGATGTTGCGAAAGCAGTTGGCGAACTGAAATCAGGACGTATCGAATATCGTCCAGACAAAGGCGGAGTCGTTCACCTAGGTGTTGGTAAAGTCAGTTTTGATCACACCAAACTAGTAGAAAACATTCGTACAGTAGTTCAAACTCTTCTCCGGGATAAACCTTCGGATGCAAAGGGTGATTATCTGAAAACTTTCTCCGTTTCCCCAACTATGGGTGCCGGTGTGAAAGTAGACGTTAAGGAACTGGTCAACACATCCATTTAA
This window of the Leptospira hartskeerlii genome carries:
- the rplA gene encoding 50S ribosomal protein L1; this translates as MKRGKKYRAAKEKVDATKVYPIDKAVELAQASSYSKFDGTIEIATKVNYKSLQNVRGTISLPHGTGKLVRVLVFCKGDKQNDAKNAGAEFVGDMDLIEKVAGGWTDFDACVATPDMMKEVGKLGPILGRKGLMPKPKAGTVTNDVAKAVGELKSGRIEYRPDKGGVVHLGVGKVSFDHTKLVENIRTVVQTLLRDKPSDAKGDYLKTFSVSPTMGAGVKVDVKELVNTSI